The following are from one region of the Halogeometricum sp. S3BR5-2 genome:
- a CDS encoding glycosyltransferase family 4 protein, whose amino-acid sequence MRVAFVSMYTAQLRADGATRRLRRVAEHLAARDHEVSVLCAKWWEGEVSAFEQNDVEYVAVTEAPSATTFASKLPFALRRVKPDVVHAANSPPAQVSGAKTGARLLRVPVVVDWWAEREGDPSGGYGRAARSADRVTAPSQMVKTDVREYGAAEDAVRVVPESVDFDLIRSAGTDDRADLLYARRLDEHANVESFFLALAELRDREWRAAVVGDGPERDAAERTAAELRIADRVEFLGDLPPEEFVPVMKGAHVFAQTAAVEPFATNLLWALACGCVGVVEYQARSGAHELVVDCDRGVRVTSPQELADEIAAAAGHSRESTNEAFAAYDHEDVTCRYEAVYEDAIGGYGWF is encoded by the coding sequence ATGCGAGTCGCGTTCGTCTCGATGTACACCGCCCAACTCCGAGCGGACGGCGCGACGAGGCGACTGCGACGGGTGGCCGAACACCTCGCCGCGCGCGACCACGAGGTGTCGGTGCTCTGCGCGAAGTGGTGGGAGGGGGAGGTGTCGGCCTTCGAGCAGAACGACGTGGAGTACGTCGCCGTCACGGAGGCGCCGTCGGCGACGACGTTCGCCTCGAAACTCCCCTTCGCCCTCCGCCGGGTCAAGCCCGACGTGGTGCACGCCGCGAACAGTCCGCCGGCGCAGGTGTCGGGCGCGAAGACGGGGGCGCGACTCCTCCGCGTCCCCGTCGTCGTCGACTGGTGGGCCGAACGCGAGGGCGACCCCTCCGGCGGCTACGGGCGCGCGGCCCGGAGCGCAGACCGGGTCACGGCGCCCTCGCAGATGGTCAAGACCGACGTGCGCGAGTACGGCGCCGCCGAGGACGCCGTTCGCGTCGTCCCCGAGTCCGTCGACTTCGACCTGATTCGGAGCGCGGGGACGGACGACCGGGCGGACCTGCTCTACGCGCGGCGCCTCGACGAACACGCGAACGTGGAGTCGTTCTTTCTCGCCCTCGCGGAACTCCGCGACAGGGAGTGGCGCGCGGCCGTCGTCGGCGACGGCCCCGAACGCGACGCCGCCGAACGGACGGCCGCGGAACTCCGCATCGCCGACCGCGTGGAGTTCCTCGGCGACCTGCCCCCGGAGGAGTTCGTCCCGGTGATGAAGGGGGCGCACGTCTTCGCGCAGACGGCGGCCGTCGAACCGTTCGCGACAAACCTCCTGTGGGCGCTCGCATGCGGGTGCGTCGGCGTCGTCGAGTATCAGGCCCGCTCCGGCGCCCACGAACTCGTCGTCGACTGCGACCGCGGCGTCCGCGTCACGAGTCCGCAGGAGTTGGCCGACGAGATAGCGGCCGCCGCCGGTCACTCCCGTGAGTCGACCAACGAGGCGTTCGCCGCCTACGACCACGAGGACGTGACCTGCCGCTACGAAGCGGTGTACGAGGACGCGATAGGCGGCTACGGCTGGTTCTAA
- a CDS encoding DUF420 domain-containing protein, with protein MATASADNAVKEHPLAVTAVLSVVGYALVVGTFLGWVPGQVFPDLSLAQVNTLSDAIAAVNALNVLVIAAGWRWIRAGEVRKHAAAMVTSFALILVFLVMYLSKIGGGGTKEFVGPAFVYYPYLAMLAIHIVLSIVAVPVVLYALVLGLTHTPAELRTQTPHRRVGRIAAGSWLLSLTLGVVTYLLLNQVYGWRYVESATAALVAVPL; from the coding sequence ATGGCTACTGCGAGCGCCGACAACGCGGTGAAGGAGCATCCGCTGGCCGTCACGGCCGTCCTCTCCGTCGTCGGCTACGCCCTCGTCGTCGGGACGTTCCTCGGGTGGGTGCCCGGCCAGGTGTTCCCGGACCTCTCCTTGGCGCAGGTGAACACGCTGTCGGACGCCATCGCCGCCGTCAACGCCCTCAACGTCCTCGTCATCGCCGCCGGGTGGCGCTGGATTCGCGCGGGCGAAGTGCGCAAGCACGCCGCCGCGATGGTCACCTCCTTCGCCCTCATCCTCGTCTTCCTCGTGATGTACCTGAGCAAAATCGGCGGCGGCGGCACCAAGGAGTTCGTCGGCCCGGCGTTCGTCTACTACCCCTACCTCGCCATGCTGGCGATACACATCGTCCTCTCCATCGTCGCGGTGCCCGTCGTCCTGTACGCCCTCGTCCTCGGCCTGACGCACACGCCCGCCGAACTTCGAACGCAGACGCCGCACCGCCGCGTGGGCCGCATCGCCGCCGGGTCGTGGCTGCTGTCGCTCACCCTCGGTGTCGTCACCTACCTCCTCCTGAATCAGGTGTACGGCTGGCGGTACGTCGAGTCCGCGACGGCGGCGCTGGTCGCGGTACCGCTTTAA
- a CDS encoding NAD(P)-dependent glycerol-1-phosphate dehydrogenase, translated as MFEKSTWIKLPRNVLMGHGVVDDLADAVDELYLTGRPFLVTSPAPDRVAGGAVRGQFDDPDSVTIETASFETVERVVDAAEAADAGYLLALGGGKVIDTAKMASERLGCGFVSVPTAASHDGIVSGRSSIPEGDTRHSVAADPPLAVVADTAILAEAPWELTTAGCADIISNYTAVKDWQLAHRLKNVEYSEYGGALSQMTAEMLVGSAESIKPGLEESAWVVVKALLSSGVAMSIAGTSRPASGAEHLFSHQLDRLVPGRALHGHQVGVGSVLTEYLHSGENGEWRDIRDALDEVGAPTTADGLDIDDATVIEALTTAHTIRDRYTILGDGVSEEAAREAATFTGVI; from the coding sequence ATGTTCGAGAAGTCGACGTGGATCAAGCTCCCGCGGAACGTCCTCATGGGCCACGGCGTCGTCGACGACCTCGCGGACGCGGTGGACGAACTCTACCTCACGGGGCGGCCGTTCCTCGTGACGAGTCCGGCCCCCGACCGGGTCGCCGGCGGCGCGGTCCGCGGGCAGTTCGACGACCCCGACTCCGTCACCATCGAGACGGCGAGTTTCGAGACGGTCGAACGCGTCGTCGACGCCGCTGAGGCGGCCGACGCGGGCTACCTCCTCGCCCTCGGCGGCGGGAAGGTCATCGACACCGCGAAGATGGCCTCCGAGCGACTCGGCTGCGGGTTCGTCTCCGTTCCGACCGCCGCCAGCCACGACGGCATCGTCTCCGGGCGCTCGTCCATCCCCGAGGGAGACACGCGCCACTCCGTCGCCGCCGACCCGCCCCTGGCCGTCGTCGCCGACACGGCCATCCTCGCGGAGGCGCCGTGGGAACTCACCACCGCCGGGTGCGCCGACATCATCTCGAACTACACGGCGGTGAAGGACTGGCAACTCGCCCACCGCCTGAAGAACGTCGAGTACTCCGAGTACGGCGGCGCGCTCTCGCAGATGACCGCCGAGATGCTCGTCGGCAGCGCCGAGTCCATCAAACCCGGCCTCGAGGAGTCCGCGTGGGTGGTCGTGAAGGCGCTGCTCTCCTCGGGGGTGGCGATGTCCATCGCGGGCACCTCCCGCCCCGCCTCCGGCGCCGAGCACCTGTTCAGCCACCAACTCGACCGCCTCGTCCCCGGCCGCGCCCTCCACGGCCACCAAGTCGGCGTCGGGTCCGTCCTCACCGAGTACCTCCACAGCGGCGAGAACGGCGAGTGGCGCGACATCCGCGACGCCCTCGACGAGGTGGGCGCGCCGACGACGGCGGACGGCCTCGACATCGACGACGCGACGGTCATCGAGGCGCTGACGACGGCGCACACCATCCGCGACCGCTACACCATCCTCGGCGACGGCGTGAGCGAGGAGGCGGCCCGGGAGGCGGCGACGTTCACCGGAGTCATCTAA
- a CDS encoding LysE family translocator, translating to MNAIIAEESVVHGWLSGFKAGLGAMTADAIFFVLAALGVVAFVEAFPTLRAAMVGVGGVLMLYFAYGAAQDVRSSFRPADAGVEEGGDAAVSAGSDRTAATGFTKAFVLALTNPYQILFWLTIGVGLLDPGTLDVLAETPYVGGSLAGLLVVETGSPALVVGFFGGILVWVTGFPAALVGAERRVESLAPVVAGASALVLAGFGVLFLSQAAGAFLG from the coding sequence ATGAACGCCATCATCGCCGAGGAGAGCGTCGTCCACGGCTGGCTCTCGGGGTTCAAGGCCGGACTCGGGGCGATGACCGCCGACGCCATCTTCTTCGTCCTCGCCGCCCTCGGCGTCGTCGCCTTCGTCGAGGCGTTCCCGACGCTCCGCGCGGCGATGGTCGGCGTCGGCGGCGTCCTGATGCTGTACTTCGCCTACGGGGCCGCACAGGACGTCCGGTCGTCGTTCCGGCCCGCGGACGCCGGCGTCGAGGAGGGGGGCGACGCCGCAGTTTCGGCCGGCTCCGACCGCACGGCTGCCACCGGGTTCACCAAGGCGTTCGTCCTCGCGCTGACGAACCCCTACCAGATACTGTTCTGGCTCACCATCGGCGTCGGCCTGTTGGACCCCGGAACGCTGGACGTGCTGGCGGAGACGCCGTACGTCGGCGGGTCGCTGGCCGGCCTGCTCGTCGTCGAGACGGGGTCGCCCGCCCTCGTCGTCGGCTTCTTCGGCGGCATCCTCGTCTGGGTGACGGGCTTTCCGGCCGCCCTCGTCGGCGCCGAGCGACGGGTGGAGTCGCTCGCCCCCGTCGTCGCCGGCGCGAGCGCCCTCGTCCTCGCGGGGTTCGGCGTCCTCTTCCTCTCGCAGGCGGCCGGCGCGTTCCTCGGGTGA
- a CDS encoding TMEM165/GDT1 family protein, whose protein sequence is MSGYLEILVIAFVTQLAVLPGEKVQFIIAALATRYHPLVVVSAAGTAFAGWTALEILFGQALRAALSPLVLDGITAALFLTFAVLLYRSAPAEGQTQEELAAETDGGFADLSERVDLPAPVERISGSFGGFVPIFAMMAAGEFGDKTQLVTIGLAVEYGATSAIWAGEMLAIIPVSLANAYFFHRFSHRFDVRKAHFASAALFLFFGLDTVLSMVTGFSVWEAFVGAATSALGIA, encoded by the coding sequence GTGAGCGGCTACCTCGAAATCCTCGTCATCGCCTTCGTCACCCAGCTAGCGGTGCTGCCCGGCGAGAAGGTGCAGTTCATCATCGCCGCCCTCGCAACCCGGTATCATCCCCTCGTCGTCGTCTCCGCGGCGGGCACGGCATTCGCCGGGTGGACGGCCCTGGAGATTCTGTTCGGACAGGCGCTCCGGGCCGCGCTCTCACCCCTCGTCCTCGACGGGATCACCGCGGCGCTGTTCCTGACGTTCGCGGTGCTGCTCTACCGCTCCGCGCCCGCCGAGGGGCAGACGCAGGAGGAACTCGCCGCGGAGACGGACGGCGGGTTCGCGGACCTCTCCGAGCGCGTGGACTTGCCGGCGCCCGTCGAGCGCATCTCCGGGTCGTTCGGCGGGTTCGTCCCCATCTTCGCCATGATGGCCGCCGGCGAGTTCGGCGACAAGACCCAACTGGTCACCATCGGACTGGCCGTCGAGTACGGCGCCACCTCCGCCATCTGGGCCGGCGAGATGCTCGCTATCATCCCGGTGAGCCTCGCGAACGCCTACTTCTTCCACAGGTTCTCGCACCGCTTCGACGTGCGGAAGGCGCACTTCGCCTCCGCCGCCCTGTTCCTCTTCTTCGGGCTGGACACGGTGCTGTCGATGGTGACGGGCTTCTCCGTCTGGGAGGCGTTCGTCGGCGCCGCGACGAGCGCTCTCGGTATCGCGTGA
- a CDS encoding metal-dependent transcriptional regulator, protein MLSDVMEDYLKAIYQIQSTSGAPVATSAVAEYLGKTPPTVTSMLGKLEERGLLDREKYKGVELTEEGETVALEVLRHHRLLEAYLAEHLDYSWSEVHDEADALEHHISEEFERRVAEVLGNPTVDPHGDPIPTADLAPIEREDVDTLRDHVVGDRVVVTRVSDRDEEELEYLEEAGVLPGTRLEVVDVAPFGMVTVRTEGGDEQSLPDSVAASIRVRPFEADPAEGEPDGTGDDADGSNGEVPTT, encoded by the coding sequence ATGTTGAGCGACGTGATGGAGGATTATCTGAAGGCCATCTACCAGATTCAGTCGACGTCGGGCGCGCCCGTCGCCACCTCCGCCGTCGCGGAGTACCTCGGGAAGACGCCGCCCACGGTGACGAGCATGCTCGGGAAACTCGAAGAGCGGGGGCTCCTCGACCGGGAGAAGTACAAGGGCGTCGAGTTGACCGAGGAGGGCGAGACGGTGGCGCTGGAAGTGCTCCGACACCACCGCCTGCTCGAAGCCTACCTCGCCGAGCACCTCGACTACTCGTGGAGCGAGGTGCACGACGAGGCCGACGCCCTCGAACACCACATCTCCGAGGAGTTCGAGCGCCGCGTCGCGGAGGTGCTCGGGAACCCGACGGTCGACCCCCACGGCGACCCCATCCCGACGGCCGACCTCGCGCCCATCGAACGCGAGGACGTGGACACCCTGCGCGACCACGTCGTCGGCGACAGGGTGGTCGTCACCCGCGTCAGCGACCGCGACGAGGAGGAACTCGAGTACCTGGAGGAGGCGGGCGTGCTCCCGGGGACGCGCCTCGAAGTCGTCGACGTGGCCCCCTTCGGGATGGTGACCGTCCGAACGGAGGGCGGCGACGAGCAGAGCCTCCCCGACTCCGTCGCCGCGTCCATCCGGGTGCGCCCGTTCGAGGCCGACCCGGCCGAGGGCGAACCGGACGGGACGGGCGACGACGCGGACGGGTCCAACGGCGAGGTGCCGACGACGTGA
- a CDS encoding threonine synthase yields the protein MDTSDAFLGLECAETGERYDADATGASDAGAHLVPTYDYDAVDWSDGGLSDRPTDTMWRYADLLPFESPLTAKEGGTPLVDSEELAEELGVGSLGIKDEGRNPTGTILDRGLSPAVTAAREAGAELVALASAGNAGQSAASYASMADIRSYSFVPSRAPFSNKAMVNVHGGEMRVVGGRYPDAEDGLHEQLKSEWFTLQEFDNPYRHDGVKTLAFEVAESRGWEAPDAVVVPASTGEVVAGVFEGFRELRELGLLDEVPPLYAAQASGCAPIHAARERGDDVDEWEQPDTIVGELEIPDPKGGEAAIDAVEAAGGDVLALDDDDILESAVVAAQTAGVEVGTAGGAAMAAAWRLAEDGVFGGSDDVVVVNTESGTKTADVLRSHLMGQGI from the coding sequence GCGCACCTCGTGCCGACGTACGACTACGACGCCGTCGACTGGTCGGACGGGGGCCTCTCGGACCGGCCGACGGACACGATGTGGCGCTACGCCGACCTGCTCCCCTTCGAGTCGCCGCTGACGGCCAAGGAGGGCGGAACGCCGCTGGTTGACTCCGAAGAACTCGCCGAGGAACTCGGCGTCGGGTCGCTCGGAATCAAGGACGAGGGGCGCAATCCCACGGGGACGATTCTGGACAGGGGTCTCTCGCCCGCCGTCACCGCGGCGCGAGAGGCGGGCGCCGAGTTGGTCGCCCTCGCCTCGGCGGGCAACGCCGGGCAGTCGGCGGCGTCGTACGCGAGCATGGCCGACATCCGGTCGTACTCGTTCGTCCCCTCGCGCGCGCCGTTCTCGAACAAGGCGATGGTGAACGTCCACGGCGGCGAGATGCGCGTGGTCGGCGGCCGCTACCCCGACGCCGAGGACGGCCTGCACGAGCAGTTGAAATCCGAGTGGTTCACGCTCCAGGAGTTCGACAATCCCTACCGCCACGACGGGGTCAAGACGCTCGCGTTCGAGGTGGCCGAGTCGCGCGGATGGGAGGCGCCGGACGCCGTCGTCGTCCCCGCCAGCACCGGCGAAGTCGTCGCCGGCGTCTTCGAGGGCTTCCGGGAACTCCGCGAACTCGGCCTGCTGGACGAGGTGCCGCCGCTCTACGCCGCGCAGGCGTCCGGGTGCGCGCCCATCCACGCCGCCCGCGAGCGCGGCGACGATGTGGACGAGTGGGAGCAACCGGACACCATCGTCGGCGAACTGGAGATTCCGGACCCGAAGGGCGGCGAGGCGGCGATAGACGCCGTCGAGGCCGCCGGCGGCGACGTACTCGCTCTCGACGACGACGATATCCTCGAGTCGGCCGTCGTCGCCGCGCAGACGGCGGGCGTCGAAGTCGGCACCGCGGGCGGGGCGGCGATGGCCGCCGCGTGGCGACTCGCCGAGGACGGCGTCTTCGGGGGGAGCGACGACGTCGTCGTCGTCAACACCGAGTCGGGGACGAAGACGGCCGACGTCCTGCGCAGTCACCTGATGGGACAGGGCATCTGA